The Sabethes cyaneus chromosome 3, idSabCyanKW18_F2, whole genome shotgun sequence DNA window CGTAGACTTTCTTACAATTATGCGAACACTTTTACACCTAACTTTAACAATACATTAGCAACTAACAACATTTTATTCTGCAATGGCATTTTTTCGGTCGTCCTCATTCTAGCAGGAAGGACGTCATCAGTGGACCCAATCCCACCGCGTATAGTCGATTTCATTCCGAAGCATATCCAATGCCGTGTTGCGTGCGTTCAATTTCCGAACGAAAACGTATCGATTACCGATCGGCTGCAGCGCCCGATAGTTATCCACCATCGGAACTCCCTGCAGGCTGGTGTCGAGCTAAATTCAAAAAGAACATCATTAGTTTGAATCGTCATTTTGGTTGAACTTTATTTCCCCTCCGTACCAGTCGGAAGCGCCGAATTTGCATGATCGAAATACTGAGCAGGTCCGGAAACAGTACCCAGGTGACGGCTTCCGAGCAGGGTGGCGTCGTCAGCGAACCCTTGTAGGTGTAGAACCGTGTCAGATCCACGTTGCCGAGGATCGAATTCAGCGTGAAGGTAAAATTCAGCTCAACCTGATTGTCAAATTCTTCAATCAGTGGGAAGGCCCTCAGCAGGTGCGCAATCTCCGGGCTCTCGTGTTCGGTAACCTGATAGAAAAATCCCAGCACCGTCAGGCCGTCCGAGTAACCGAGTGCTTCGCCGACTGTTTTGTACTTTTTATTGCGATGAATAATGTGCATTTCAAGGGGATATCTGTAAAAATCGAATGCCTACAGCCTTTACTTGATAACGGAAGTTAATTACCGTGACCACCTACCTGACATCGTTCAGAACGTGCTCCGAACCACGGTTGTTCTTATCACCCCAGTGAAAATGCAAACCCTCCAGTTCGTAGTGGTTCAGCATTTTGCCTCCGAACACGTAAGGGTGCTGGCCCTTATCGGTTTTGGGAATGCCAAGCGAAACTGTGGTGATTGCAGGGTTATTAACGTTAAAAATTTAACGGAGAACAATTTTCGAACTTACCCGAGTGTCCGTTGTTATGCACTGTGATCGGTCCCGGGAGAAGATTGTTGTATCCGACTATCTCGATCGCAGGCATGTATAGTGAAATGGCCTGCGGGAGAGCAATAATTACTTTTGGAATGGATTGATGGATTTTTTGTTTCTTTCGGCTCACTACTCACCTTACTGGTTGAAATGGCAATCGGTGATTGATGCTTTCCTGCGCAGCTTTGGTGCGCCCGGGCCCACCGTCGCTGTTCCGGTCTGGTGTAACCGAATCGATGGTGACCGGAGCTTCGCACTGATGGTACTGGAAGAGAAATTGTTTGAGTTATTAGTATActcatagggtagatgctccagtaatggagggattatgtcgggggatagtgtgtaaagacaatttaaACGCTCAATTtaacagtttccaattgaactacatgataatatggtgcaccatagtgttggctttaaatacataccaaaattataccattctgctggttaatatgtctaaaatattgcttttcctgacattagtatgtgctcctaaagtagtggtaatgttcctataatagtggaaaatttgcctataatagtggaatgttgtttaccgccttagcaacgcttgcaatgagcatggtagcaggtggataacaac harbors:
- the LOC128744065 gene encoding carbonic anhydrase 7 — protein: MDQVEGALSEGQEAADCSLLLRGTAIYTGCCTVAVSSYRRLRGEEPEILHLTQKELKNSLMRMVQWEAYPEEMITLSTGRTDLAKSSSLFKKSPAVDEFGVLRIDGRIGAAPHTQFDTRYPVILPRKHLVTELIVDDYVNGVPSVRSSGHHRFGYTRPEQRRWARAHQSCAGKHQSPIAISTSKAISLYMPAIEIVGYNNLLPGPITVHNNGHSVSLGIPKTDKGQHPYVFGGKMLNHYELEGLHFHWGDKNNRGSEHVLNDVRYPLEMHIIHRNKKYKTVGEALGYSDGLTVLGFFYQVTEHESPEIAHLLRAFPLIEEFDNQVELNFTFTLNSILGNVDLTRFYTYKGSLTTPPCSEAVTWVLFPDLLSISIMQIRRFRLLDTSLQGVPMVDNYRALQPIGNRYVFVRKLNARNTALDMLRNEIDYTRWDWVH